One genomic window of Medicago truncatula cultivar Jemalong A17 chromosome 1, MtrunA17r5.0-ANR, whole genome shotgun sequence includes the following:
- the LOC120578220 gene encoding agamous-like MADS-box protein AGL29, whose product MGRRKIKIERVKDSNTRQVTFSKRRTDLFKKANELSILCGAEVAIVVFSPGDNPYSFGHPGVDVVAGKYLELKPKRRNSEGNPSSDSSNMEKLNQELAELLAQIQEGEKKVETHDEILKQNDVAKLSELKELRDSYKDLQDCIKLRLSDIEISECMMLLAQEDPVVGRKAKLSKKKRRKN is encoded by the coding sequence ATGGGTCGTCgcaaaattaaaattgagaGGGTGAAAGACTCCAACACGAGGCAGGTCACATTCTCAAAACGTCGGACTGACTTATTTAAGAAAGCAAATGAATTGTCGATTTTGTGCGGAGCAGAAGTGGCTATTGTTGTGTTCTCTCCAGGTGATAATCCTTACTCTTTTGGTCACCCAggagttgatgttgttgctggCAAGTATCTTGAACTAAAGCCTAAACGTAGGAACTCCGAAGGAAACCCCTCTTCTGATTCTTCCAATATGGAAAAATTGAATCAAGAACTTGCTGAGCTGTTGGCACAAATCCAAGAAGGTGAAAAGAAAGTTGAGACTCATGATGAGATTCTGAAGCAAAATGATGTGGCAAAACTCTCTGAGCTTAAAGAATTGAGAGATTCGTACAAAGATCTTCAAGATTGCATAAAATTGCGTCTTAGTGATATTGAGATATCAGAATGTATGATGCTTCTAGCTCAGGAGGATCCAGTGGTGGGAAGAAAAgcaaaattgtcaaaaaagaaaagaagaaaaaattga